The sequence below is a genomic window from Acidimicrobiales bacterium.
GCGGGCCCTCCTCGAGGTCGACGAGGGCGACCACGTAGGGGGTCCAGTCTCGGAAGGGGCGGGAGTAGTTCTGGCGGATCACGGTGAAGCTGTACACCGTGCCCCGGCCGCTCGCCTCGACCCAGGCGACGGGGCCGCGGCACGCCAGGCACCGGTCGCGGGCGTAGAGCTGGTGGGCGCCGCAGCGCTCGCACCGCTGGACGACGAGCCGCCCGTCGTGGGCGGCCGCCCAGTACGGCGCCGAGTCGGCATCGGGCGTGGGGGCGGGGCGGGGCTTGGGGGGTCGCTCGTCGGCCGGCGGCGCGGCGCGGTCGGTCATGGCGTGTCCCGGCCGAGCACGAGGGTGGCGCCCGTCGAGAGCATGCCGCCGGTCCCGTGGGCCACGGCCACGCCGGCGCCGGGTACCTGCGTGGGGCCGCACTCGCCGCGCAGTTGACGCACGGCCTCGACGATGAGGAACATGCCCCGCATGCCCGGGTGGCAGGCCGAGAGGCCGCCGCCGTCGGTGTTGGTCGGCAACCGGCCGCCGACGCCGAGCCCGCCGTCCTCCACGAAGGCCCCTCCTTCCCCCTTGGCGCAGAACCCGAGGTCCTCGACGGTGAGCACCACGGTGATGGTGAACGAGTCGTACAGCTGGGCCACGTCGACGTCGGCCGGGGTGATCCCCGCCCGGGCGAAGGCCACCGGCCCGCATTGCGCCGCCGGGGTGACAGTCAGGTCGGGCATGGCCGACATGTTGAGGTGGTGGGTGGTGGCGTGGGCCGCGCCGAGCACGTACACCGGCGGACGGGCGAGGTCGGCGGCGCGCTCGGCCGTGGTGACGACGCAGGCCGCGCCGCCGTCGGAGATGACGCAGCAGTCGAGTTTGTGCAGGGGGTCGGCCACCAGGCGCGACGACACCACGTCGGCCACGGTGATGGGCTCGCGCTCCTGGGCCTGGGGGTTGGTGGCAGCGTGCTGGCGCATCGTCACCGCCACGGCGGCCAGCTGCTCGGGCGTGGTGCCGAACTCGTGCATGTGGCGACGGGCCGCCAGCGCGTAGTTTCCCACGAGCGTGTTGCCCCACAAGGCGTCGTAGATGGCCGGCCCCGGCGCGAAGTTCGCGCCGCCGCCGCCCCCGGTTCCGAGCCGCCTCCCCATCTGCGAGAGCTGCACGCTGCCGTAGGTCACGAGCACGACCTCGGCCGCACCTGCTTCCACGGCGTAGGCGGCGTGCTCGACCAGTACCTCGAACGACGAGCCGCCCGAGTTCGTCTCGTCGAAGTAGATCGGGTGGAGGCCGAGGTACTCGGCCACGCCCGTGGCGTACATGGGGAAGAAGCCGGTGGTGGCGAGCCCGTCGACGTCGGCGAAGGTGAGCCCGGCGTCGGCCAGGGCGCGGTCGGCGGCCTGGCCGTGCACGGCGTGCTCGGACAGGTGGGGGAGCAGGGGGTAGTCGGAGGTCGCCACCCCGGCGATCACCGCCCGCCGGGCGCGCCGCCCGTTCACCGCCGGCCCCCGTTCACCGCCGGCCTCCGGGCCCGGCGCCGGGCACGGCCGCGCGGCGAAAGCGCGGCAGGGCGAGCTCGGGGCCCATGTCCTCCCACGCCACCTCGACGGGCATGCCGACCGCCACGTCGGACGGGTCGGTGTCGACGAGGTCGGACACGAGGCGGGCCCCGCCGGCGCCGTCGAGCTCGACGGCGACGACCACGTAGGGGACGGTGTCCCCGAGCGCGGGGATGAAGGCCTGGTGCACGACGGTGTAGGTGTACACCGTCCCGGTGCCCGGCAGCGGCATCCACTCGGACGCGAAGCTCCGGCATGTCGGGCACAGGGGCCCGGGCGGGTGGCGCGTGGTGCCGCACGCCGTGCAGCGCTGCACCACGAGGCGGTGGTCGGCCGCCGCCTCCCACCACCCGACGGTCTCCGCGCTCGCCGCCGGCGTGGGCATCTCGTCGGGGAACCAGCGCTCGCTCACCGGCCTGCCCTCCTCACCAGCGCCCGAGGACGAGGGCGCTCGTGGGCACGCCCGCGGCGCTCGTGACGAGGCAGGTCTCGGCCCCTTCGACCTGGCACGTCGACTCCCCCCGCAGCTGACGCACACCCTCCACCACGTGGTTGAGCCCGTGGATGTAGGCCTCCGACAGGCTGCCGCCGTGCGTGTTGACGGGGAGCGCACCGTCCGGCCAGGCCAACGCCCCGGAAGCGGCGAAGGGCCCACCCTCGCCGCGCTCGCAGAACCCGAAGTCCTCCAGGCTGAGCAGCACGAGCCCGGTGAAGTGGTCGTAGACCTGGGCGACGTCGACGTCTCCGGGCCCGATGCCCGCGCGCGCCCACAGGCGGCGGGCCACGCCCCGCGCCCCTGCGCTGGCGTAGTCGTCGTCGGGCATGGAGACGTTGGAGTACTGCCCGTGGCCGAAACCCCGCAGTGCCCCCTGGGCGCCGGCGAGCACCGTCACCGGCGCCGTGGCCGTGTCGGCGGCGCGCTCGGCGGTGGTGACGACCACGGCGCAGGCGCCGTCGTTCTCGAGGCAGCAGTCGAAGAGGCGGAACGGGTCGGACACCATGCGCGACGCCAGGTAGTCCTCCATCGTCATCGGCCGGCCGCCCATCACGGCCCGGGGGTTGCGCGCCGCGTGGGCCCTCGTCGTCACCGCCACGTGCCCCATCTGCTCGACGGTGGTGCCGAAGCGGTGCATGTGACGGCGGAGGACCATGGCATAGGCGATGGGAGGGCTGAACATGCCGAAGGGCATGGTGAAGGCCACGTGAGCTTCGAGGATGCTGCGGGCGCGCCGGACGTGCGGCACGCGGCCCGGCCCGGCCGCGGGCGCATTGCCCGGCGCGGGCGTATTGCCCGGCGCGGGCGCGTTTCCCGGCCCGCGGCCGAAGCGCCGGAACTGGCCCTGGCACAGTGACCGGTACACGACGACCACCTCGGCCGTGCCGCTCTCGACCGCAGCGGCGGCGTTGGCGACGGCCGCGCAGGCCCCGCCCCCGCCCGGCAACCACGACAGCCCGGCGTAGCGCAGCTCGGGCAGACCGAGGTCGGCGGCCACGAAGGTGGCGTCGTTGCGGTCCCCGGCGAACGAGGCCAACCCGTCGACGTCGTCGGCGCTGAGCCCGGCGTCCGCCAGCGCGGCGAGGATCGCCTGGATCGACAGCTGGTACTCGGTGGCGTCGGTGATGCCGCCCCACTTGGCGTAGGGCGTCTCGCCCACGCCGACGACGCAGGCCGTGCGCCCGGCGGCGCTCACCGTGCCCGCCCGGCGTCGCCGTCGCCAGCTGCCCCCGCCCTCCCCGGTGCCCCCGCCGCCGGTGTCCCCGCCGCCGGTGTCCCTGCCGACCACTGTGCCCGGACCTCGTCGGTGTGCTCGCCGAGCAGCGGCGGCCGGCGCTCCATCACCCACGGCGAGCCGTGCGCCACGAACGGCGCACCGCAGTAGGTGACCGACCGGCCGAGCTCGGGGTGCTCGAGCTCGACGAAGTGGCCCCGTGCCCGGAGGTGCCGGTCGTCGAGGACCTCCTCGGGGGACCGGATCACACCCCAGGGCAGCCCCGCCCCCTGGCCCAGCCGGTAGAGCGTCTCGCCGTCGTGCCTGGCCGCCAGCCGCTTGAGCGCCCGCCACACCTCGCGGTAGTTGCCGGCGCGGTGCACAGGGTCGGCGAACGCCGGGTCCGACAGCTCGCCGGCGACACCTTCGTCCTCCAGCATCCGCAGCATCCCCGCGAAGACGTGGGGGCCGAGGAAGTCCGGGTTGAGTGCGGCCACCTGGCGCCCGTCGGCGGCGGTGAGCGTGGGGTGCGGCCCGCGCCGGTGCACGCCGCCCGAGCACAGGTAGGTCATCAGGTGCCACTCGGTCATGCTGGCCGAGCACTCGTGGGCCGACACGTCGATGAGCTGGCCCTGGCCCGACTCGGCCCGCCAGGCCAGCGCCCCCAGCACGGCGATGGCGGCGTAGGTCGACGCCGTGCGCCACGCCTGGTCCCCGTGGCTGGCGAGCGGCGGTGTGTCGTACACGCCGCCGCCGCCCGGCCCGTAGCCGCATGCCGCCATCGATCCGCCCAGCGCCATGAGCACGAGATCGTCGGCCAGGTAGTCGGCCCAGGGGCCGTCCTGGCCGAACGGCGTCACCGCGCACACGACGAGACCCGGGGCGCGCTCGTGCAGCGCGTCGACGTCCAGGCCCCGCGCCGCGGCCTGCGCCGGGCGCAGCGTGTGCACCACCACGTCGGCGGCCGCGCAGAGCGCCACGACGTCGGTGTCGTCGAGCGCCACGACCGATCGCTTCCCGACGTTGTCGGCCCAGAAGGCGAGGCTGCGGTCCGGGCCGGGCTCGTCGTCGAGGAACGGCCCGATGTGACGCGACGGAGCGCCCTCGGCCGGCTCGACCTTGACCACGTCGGCGCCGAGGCCGGCGAGGAGCCGGCCGCAGTACTCCGCCGACTCGTCGGTGAGCTCCAGGACGCGCACCCCGTCCAGCGGGGCCGTCACGACAGCACCCCCTCGACCCGCAATGCCGCCACCTGGTCGGTGCTCATCCCGAGCACCTCCCCGAGCACCGCCTCGGTGTCCTCGCCGAGGCACGGCGGGCCGCGCCGCAGGGCGCCGCCCGTGTGCGGCGGCGTGGCCGTCATGCGGAAGGGCACACCTTCGAGAGGGAGCGCGTCCACCTCGTCGTTGCCCAGGTCGGTGTAGTGCCCGCGTGCCGCCAGCTGGGGGTCGCGCTCCAGGCGGTCGGCGGCGTCCTGCACCGCGCCGGCGGGCACGCCCACCGACTGCAGCAGGTCCATGACCTCGTAGCGGTCGCGCCCCCGGGTCCACGACTCGACATGGGCGTCGAGGTCGTCGGCGTGCTCGACGCGTCCCACCAGGGTGGCGAAGCGCGGGTCCGCCGCCCACGCCGGGGCTCCCATGGCGCCGACGAGCGCCGACCACTGCTCGTCGGTGCGGCACGACACCACCACCCACCGGTCGTCCCCCGTGCACCGGTAGGCGCCCGACGGCGCCGCCGGGGGATGGGCGCGGCGGTTGCCACTCGGGAAGCCGGGCCGGCGGCTCGGCCGGCCGTTCAGCATGGCGTCGAGGAGCAGCGCCCCCGACAGCGCCGTGGCCGGCTCGAGCTGCGACACGTCGATGTGCTGCCCCTCGCCCGTTCGCCGGCGGTGGATGACACCGGCCAGGATGGCGATGGCGCCGAGGTAGCCGCCCACGTGGTCGAGGTACGAGAACGACCAGCCCGCCGGCGGCCGGTCGGGCAGGCCCACCATGAAGGTGAGGCCGGTGAGCGCCTGGGCCGTCGGGCCCATGGTGACGTGGGAGGTGTCGGGCCCCTCGTGGCCGAACCCGCACATGGACACGTAGACCAGGTCGGGCCGCAGCTCCCGCATGACCTCGAGGGGCAGGCCCCAGCGCGCCAGCGTGCCTGCCGCGAAGCTCTCGGCGACGACGTCGGACTCGGCGACGAGGTCCTTCAGCAGCGCCAGTCCCTTCGGGTGGCGCGCGTCCACGGTGATGCTGCGCTTCCCGCCGGTGTTGTACTTGTAGAAGATCCCCCCGCGGTTGGCGCTCGGCGCCCCCGTGGCGTTGGCCAGCGTGGCGGCGCCGAACGCCTCGCCCCGCTCGCCGGGCTCGGGGACGAACGGCGGCATCACCCGGATGGCGTCGGGGAACCGGGTGCTCTCCACCCGGATGACCTCGGCACCCAGGCAGCCGCAGATCAAGGTGGCCTGGGCGCCGAAGCCCAGGCGCGTGAAGTCGAGGATGCGCAGGCCCTCGAGTGCCATGGCCGCCCCGCCCCGCCCCCGCCCCTGTGGCGTCACGGCGCCGACGATAGTGTGATCCCCGACACGCGTGTCAGGGAACGCGGTGGCGGCCCCGGCCCCGCCACCGGCGCCACCGGGCGGATCGGGGAGGGCACATGCAGCTCGAGGACCTGGTGCTCGTCAGTGTCGACGACCACGTGGTCGAGCCGTCGGACATGTTCGAGGGCCGCCTCCCGGCGCGCTTCGCCGACGAGGCGCCCCGTGTGGACGTGCGCGACGACGGCACCGAGATCTGGCGCTTCGACGGCAAGGAGGCCACCAACATCGGCCTCAACGCCGTGGCCGGGCGGCCGGTCGAGGAGTACGGCATCGAGCCGACGTCGTTCGCCGAGATCCGCTCGGGCTGCTACGACATCCACGACCGGGTGCGCGACATGGACGCCAACGGCGTGATCGCCTCCATGTGCTTCCCGTCGTTCCCGCAGTTGTGCGGGCAGCTCTTCGCCAAGGCGTCGGACCCCGATCTCGGGCTGGCCGTGCTCCGGGCCTACAACGACTGGCACATCGACGACTGGTGCGGCACCTACCCGGGCCGGTTCATCCCCCTCGCCCTGCCGCCGATCTGGGACCCCGCCGCCATGGCCGACGAGGTCCGCCGGGTGGCCACCAAGGGCTGCCATGCCGTGTCGTTCTCCGAGAACCCGGCGAAGCTGAAGCTCCCGAGCTTCCACAGCGACCACTGGGACCCGTTCTGGGCGGCGTGTTCGGACGAGGGGACCATGGTGTGCCTGCACATCGGCTCGTCGTCGTCACTGGTGGTGACCGCCCCCGACGCCCCCATCGACGTCCTCATCGGCCTGCAGCCGGTCAACATCGTGCAGGCCGCCGCCGACCTGCTGTGGTCGCCGGTGCTGCGCACGTTCCCGTCGTTGCGCGTGGCGCTGTCCGAGGGCGGCATCGGCTGGATCCCATACTTCCTCGACCGCATGGACTGGATCTACACGCGCCACCACCGGTGGACCGGGCAGGACTTCGGGGACAAGCTGCCGAGCGACGTGTTCGCCGAAAGCGTGGTCACGTGCTTCATCGACGACCCCGCCGGCATCGAGCTGCGCCACCGGGTCGGCGTCGACAGCATGTGCTGGGAGTCCGACTACCCGCACTCCGACTCCACCTGGCCCCTGTCGCCGGAGACCCTGATGAAGTCCCTCGACGGCGTGCCCGACGACGACATCGAGAAGATGACCCATCGCAACGCCATGCGCCACTACCGCTTCGATCCCTTCGCGCACCGCCCCAAGGAGCAGTGCACGGTCGGCGCCCTGCGGGCGACGGCGACCGACGTCGACGTGACGCCCAGACCGGGGGGGCGCCCGCCGGCGCCGAAGATGACCAAGGCGAGCGACCTCACGCGCCACCCCGGCACCAACCGGTAGCGCGCGCCGGCTGGCCGCCGGGCGCCTCAGCGCATCCACGCCTCGCGGATGCTGCCCGCCTCCGGCGTGGACAGCCTCCTGCGTTGTTCCCACATCTCGGCACAGCTCTCGGCGCAGAACAGCAGCTCCCGGCGGTCCCCGTCGTGCCGGCGGGCCACGGCCGTGGCGTGGGTGAGCGGGATCCGGCACACCGGGTCGGGGTGGGTGTCGGGCCGGCGACGGGGAGGCCCAGGCGCACCACGTCGATGGGCTGCTCGAGGCCGCGCACGGCGATCTCGTCGGCCGCCTCGACCGTGGCCCACGGCGGGATCTCGGGGACGACGGACGGGACCGCCAGCACTTCGTGGCCCACGGCGAGGTCGCACAGCCGCGCCGCCACGTTCACGGCATGGCCCACGTAGTCGTCGCCCTCCAGCAGGATCACCGCGCCCGTGGTCACCCCGCACCGCAGGGTGATGGGCTCGGGGGCGGCGTCGATGGAGGACTTCGTCTC
It includes:
- a CDS encoding Zn-ribbon domain-containing OB-fold protein, whose protein sequence is MTDRAAPPADERPPKPRPAPTPDADSAPYWAAAHDGRLVVQRCERCGAHQLYARDRCLACRGPVAWVEASGRGTVYSFTVIRQNYSRPFRDWTPYVVALVDLEEGPRLMTNIVGCPPEAVSVGMAVRATFEAVSDDAGIALFAPAE
- a CDS encoding acetyl-CoA acetyltransferase, whose product is MNGRRARRAVIAGVATSDYPLLPHLSEHAVHGQAADRALADAGLTFADVDGLATTGFFPMYATGVAEYLGLHPIYFDETNSGGSSFEVLVEHAAYAVEAGAAEVVLVTYGSVQLSQMGRRLGTGGGGGANFAPGPAIYDALWGNTLVGNYALAARRHMHEFGTTPEQLAAVAVTMRQHAATNPQAQEREPITVADVVSSRLVADPLHKLDCCVISDGGAACVVTTAERAADLARPPVYVLGAAHATTHHLNMSAMPDLTVTPAAQCGPVAFARAGITPADVDVAQLYDSFTITVVLTVEDLGFCAKGEGGAFVEDGGLGVGGRLPTNTDGGGLSACHPGMRGMFLIVEAVRQLRGECGPTQVPGAGVAVAHGTGGMLSTGATLVLGRDTP
- a CDS encoding Zn-ribbon domain-containing OB-fold protein, producing MSERWFPDEMPTPAASAETVGWWEAAADHRLVVQRCTACGTTRHPPGPLCPTCRSFASEWMPLPGTGTVYTYTVVHQAFIPALGDTVPYVVVAVELDGAGGARLVSDLVDTDPSDVAVGMPVEVAWEDMGPELALPRFRRAAVPGAGPGGRR
- a CDS encoding CoA transferase; translated protein: MTAPLDGVRVLELTDESAEYCGRLLAGLGADVVKVEPAEGAPSRHIGPFLDDEPGPDRSLAFWADNVGKRSVVALDDTDVVALCAAADVVVHTLRPAQAAARGLDVDALHERAPGLVVCAVTPFGQDGPWADYLADDLVLMALGGSMAACGYGPGGGGVYDTPPLASHGDQAWRTASTYAAIAVLGALAWRAESGQGQLIDVSAHECSASMTEWHLMTYLCSGGVHRRGPHPTLTAADGRQVAALNPDFLGPHVFAGMLRMLEDEGVAGELSDPAFADPVHRAGNYREVWRALKRLAARHDGETLYRLGQGAGLPWGVIRSPEEVLDDRHLRARGHFVELEHPELGRSVTYCGAPFVAHGSPWVMERRPPLLGEHTDEVRAQWSAGTPAAGTPAAGAPGRAGAAGDGDAGRAR
- a CDS encoding CoA transferase, with the protein product MTPQGRGRGGAAMALEGLRILDFTRLGFGAQATLICGCLGAEVIRVESTRFPDAIRVMPPFVPEPGERGEAFGAATLANATGAPSANRGGIFYKYNTGGKRSITVDARHPKGLALLKDLVAESDVVAESFAAGTLARWGLPLEVMRELRPDLVYVSMCGFGHEGPDTSHVTMGPTAQALTGLTFMVGLPDRPPAGWSFSYLDHVGGYLGAIAILAGVIHRRRTGEGQHIDVSQLEPATALSGALLLDAMLNGRPSRRPGFPSGNRRAHPPAAPSGAYRCTGDDRWVVVSCRTDEQWSALVGAMGAPAWAADPRFATLVGRVEHADDLDAHVESWTRGRDRYEVMDLLQSVGVPAGAVQDAADRLERDPQLAARGHYTDLGNDEVDALPLEGVPFRMTATPPHTGGALRRGPPCLGEDTEAVLGEVLGMSTDQVAALRVEGVLS
- a CDS encoding amidohydrolase family protein, coding for MQLEDLVLVSVDDHVVEPSDMFEGRLPARFADEAPRVDVRDDGTEIWRFDGKEATNIGLNAVAGRPVEEYGIEPTSFAEIRSGCYDIHDRVRDMDANGVIASMCFPSFPQLCGQLFAKASDPDLGLAVLRAYNDWHIDDWCGTYPGRFIPLALPPIWDPAAMADEVRRVATKGCHAVSFSENPAKLKLPSFHSDHWDPFWAACSDEGTMVCLHIGSSSSLVVTAPDAPIDVLIGLQPVNIVQAAADLLWSPVLRTFPSLRVALSEGGIGWIPYFLDRMDWIYTRHHRWTGQDFGDKLPSDVFAESVVTCFIDDPAGIELRHRVGVDSMCWESDYPHSDSTWPLSPETLMKSLDGVPDDDIEKMTHRNAMRHYRFDPFAHRPKEQCTVGALRATATDVDVTPRPGGRPPAPKMTKASDLTRHPGTNR
- a CDS encoding adenylate/guanylate cyclase domain-containing protein encodes the protein MRVRRTFAFLDLSGFTALTESEGDERAVAVLAVFRAALRDICSRRGVRIAKWLGDGAMLVSVETMPLVAAALETKSSIDAAPEPITLRCGVTTGAVILLEGDDYVGHAVNVAARLCDLAVGHEVLAVPSVVPEIPPWATVEAADEIAVRGLEQPIDVVRLGLPVAGPTPTPTRCAGSRSPTPRPWPAGTTGTAGSCCSAPRAVPRCGNNAGGCPRRRRAASARRGCAEAPGGQPARATGWCRGGA